In Lolium rigidum isolate FL_2022 chromosome 3, APGP_CSIRO_Lrig_0.1, whole genome shotgun sequence, the genomic window GCATAAGATGGAAAAATCAAATCAACATACACCTCTaagttaagtgtggctcacacataAGCTTGGGCAGACACGGTGATACATATAaagatggacctttagtcccgcttGGAGACATCAACCAAGACTAATTAGGGGCTCGCGGCCTTCCGCAACCCCGCCGCaacccctttagtctcggttggtgtctTCAACTGGAACTAAAGGTAccgtttgaaccgggactaatgctTCGAACAACTCCGAACAGAAGACTCGTTTTCTACTAGCTAGTAAACTCATATCtattcaaaaaaattattattgAGATTGAGAGAGCGCTAGCATATTTTGGGTGTGACTTTTCGGGAGTTTTCTAGATCTGAATTGTTTTCACTCTTGGAAATCATTTTTTCTACATTCGCTAGAGATGCTCTCATGATACATTTCCCGACACAGTTTCGAAAACCTGCTGTTTATTTGTTCCTGTTCCAAACTGCAAATTGCTGCACATCTTCTGAAGTTCAGAGCAGATCACATTTCAACAATTACAGATCAAGGAGCTGACCGGATCAACAGATCATCGTATCATGAAATAATCATTCGTCAATGGAATCTGTGCAGTCTAGCAAAAATACCAATCTAGTATGTTTACTACAGCAGCTACACCCCCAACCATCTCATATACAAAACCTACTTCACTTACCAAACCAATCGTATAcgtgtatgtatatatatactTGCTTCAAATTAACCGTGCACCATGTACTGCATGTGTGTCCAcggcggcgccggccggccggccggcctatGCATGCTTCTGACACGTCGCCACCTGCGCCTTTCCGTAAGTAGCTGTGCCGCCGCTCATGTGACGAAATCGTGCAGCAGctgggacgacgacgaggagaacCGCTGCCGATCGTCGGCTCCAttgaggaagtcgaagtcgccgggatTGCCGCCGTACAGCAGGCCCTGCTGCTCCGGCGGCACGTGGCCTGCGTTGTTGTTGCAGTGCTGCAAGCCCAGCGTCAGCGACACGCTACCGCCGAGTTCGGCCATGTCGCCGCCGTACGCCACGAACCTGGCGTCTTCGCCGTGGTGCGCGAACGCGTCTTGAagaaggctgctgccgccgggccCGTGGTGGTTCAGGCTGAGGCCTCCTGGCGCGTACACGCTCATGTCGGCGCCACCGAGGCTGGACAGGGCCCCGGCGTCCATGCCGGACACCGGCTCCGACTTGTAGGCGCTGAGAAGCTGCCCCGCGCCAGCGTGCGTGTGCGTCGACGCGCTCTGGAACTCGTCGCGATCCTGGTCCTCCGAGCATACAGCGTCCTCGACCTTGCCGCGCTTTCCGTTGCCGGCGTTCTCTGACGAtgagttggtggagtccatctccGCGCCGAACTCCTCCTTGTACATCTcctccaccatcggcttccacagCCGGACGCGCGCGTTGATGAACCAGTTGGACACCTGGCCCCTCGACAAGCCCGCCTGCCTAGCCAGCATCACCTTCTCCGAATCTTTCGGGTACCTGATTCATGGAGGATCAGTCAGTGGGGCAACTGAACACAGAGAAGGAGTAGATTGATCGAATCGAATGCATGGGCGGTGGATAGCTTACGGGTGGAGGAAGTGCTCGAAGAGCCAGGCGCGGAGGACGGAGACGGCGGACTCCGGGAGGCCACGCTGGGGCCGCCACGCGTGCTGTGGCTgctgcatcatgccgaactgctgCATGGCGCGCTGCTGCCGAAGGTGCTGGTCGATGTACCGCAGCCGGGACAGCCCCCCCGCGCCTGAGCCGTCCTGTGGCTCCCC contains:
- the LOC124701524 gene encoding BEL1-like homeodomain protein 7; protein product: MATFFSTSTDQRGLAGGGGGGDMSFHHHYPMSNQYPDAATGGLIPLPATIAHGGDGDGRDEASAYMNSRDSAELGGLQTQLFMGDGGVSAAQRTHQGGQLSLSLGTQVPVSLYQYGRPGGMTPSLMSPNQQPTMAMAASRNTPGNMYVHNSRFLRAARELLDEVVSVRDAIKKKGDRKDDSAGNGESGKADGDKGDEHEGSSSAAELSAAERQDLQNKVTALMAMLEQVDRRYRHYHQQMQMVVSSFDAVAGSGAAKPYTALALQTISRHFRSLRDAIGAQVQAVRRSLGEPQDGSGAGGLSRLRYIDQHLRQQRAMQQFGMMQQPQHAWRPQRGLPESAVSVLRAWLFEHFLHPYPKDSEKVMLARQAGLSRGQVSNWFINARVRLWKPMVEEMYKEEFGAEMDSTNSSSENAGNGKRGKVEDAVCSEDQDRDEFQSASTHTHAGAGQLLSAYKSEPVSGMDAGALSSLGGADMSVYAPGGLSLNHHGPGGSSLLQDAFAHHGEDARFVAYGGDMAELGGSVSLTLGLQHCNNNAGHVPPEQQGLLYGGNPGDFDFLNGADDRQRFSSSSSQLLHDFVT